The genomic stretch ACCTGGGCCGTGCAGATGTTGCTGGTGGCCTTCTCCCGGCGGATGTGCTGCTCGCGCGTCTGCAGCGCCAGCCGGTACGCCGGTGCTCCGTCCGCGTCGACGCTCACCCCGACCAGCCGACCGGGCAGGTTGCGCTCCAGCCCGGCGCGCACGCTCATGAACCCGGCGTGCGGCCCGCCGAAGCCCAGCGGAACACCGAACCGCTGTGCGGAGCCGACGACGATGTCGGCGCCCATCTCCCCCGGCGGGCGCAGCAGGGTCAGGGCCAGCAGGTCGGCCGCGACGACGACCTGGGCACCGCTCTCGTGGGCCGCCTCGATCAGCGGGGTGAGGTCGCGCACGGCGCCGGAGTCCCCCGGGTACGACAGCAGGACGCCGAAGAAGTCACCGTCCGGCAGGCCCCCGGACAGGTCGGCGACGACCAGCTCCACCCCCACCGGCTCGGCGCGGGTCTGCAGCACGGCGAGGGTCTGCGGGAGGGTGTCGGCGTCCACCAGGAATCGGGTCGCCGCCCCGCGCACGGCCCGCCGGGCCAGCGCCATGCCCTCCGCGGCCGCCGTCGGTTCGTCCAGCAGCGACGCGCTCGCGACCGGCAGCCCGGTGAGGTCCTCGACCACGGTCTGGAAGTTCAGCAGCGCCTCGAGCCGGCCCTGGGAGATCTCCGGCTGGTAGGGCGTGTAGGCGGTGTACCAGCCCGGGTTCTCCAGCACGTTGCGGGTGATGACCGCGGGGGTGCGGGTGTCGCGGTAGCCCAGCCCGATCATCGCGGTCACAGGCCGGTTGCGGTCGGCCATGGCGCGCAGCTCGGCCAGCGCCTCGGCCTCGGTGGCCGCGGCCCGCAGGTCCAGGCCCTCGGTCCACCGGATGACCTCCGGCACGGCCGTCGCGACCAGGTCCTCCAGGCTGTCGTGGCCGACGACGGCCAGCATGGCGGCGACGTCGGCGTCGTCGACGCCCACATGGCGGTCCACGAACCGGTCCGCTCGATCGAGGTCGGACAGGGTGAGGCCGGGCCGGCTGCTGGTCGGGTCGGGGTGGGGCTGGCTCATCGGGGGCTCCTGGGCGCGGGCGGACGCGGCCCCCCTCTGTCACCCGCGGCACTGCCGCGACCTGAGAGCTTCACCGGGGCCGAGGCTCCGGCTTGCACCGTCGGTGGGCCCGCCGTGGCGAGCCGCTTTCCAGAGGTGCCTCGCCCGCCCGGTCCGGGTGCCTGAGAGGTTGTCGGGGAGTTGCTCCTTCGGCGCCCGCCGCTGGCTGCGGCGGAACTCTCCCGTGCGGGGTCGTCGGCCCGGTCAGCCTATACGCGCGCGCGACACGCGGCAGGCCATACGCGCGCTCGCCCCTCGGCAGGGTTCAGCCGGTGCGCCGTGCCGCGCGCCGGGCGGCCAGCTCGTCGGAGGCGCCCTCGGGGGCGGCCAGCTGCCCGTCGGTACGCTCCCCCGGCAGCTCGGCCAACGTGCCCTCGACCTCGCGCCAGACGCTGCCCACCGCGATGCCGAACACGCCCTGGCCGCCGCGGACCAGGTCGACGACCTCGTCGGCGCTGCGGCACTCGTAGATGCTGGCGCCGTCGCTCATGAGCGTGATCCGCGCCAGGTCGTCGCCGCCGCGCTCCTCGAGGTGCTGGACGGCGGCCCGGATGTTGGGCAGCGAGACGCCGGTGTCGATGAGCCGCTTGACGATGCGCAGCACCAGGATGTCGCGGAACCCGTACAGCCGCTGGGTGCCCGACCCCGAGGCCGGGCGGATGCTGGGCTCCACCAGACCGGTCCGGGCCCAGTAGTCCAGCTGGCGGTAGGTGATCCCGGCCGCGGAGCAGGCGACCGGTCCGCGGTAGCCGATGTCGGTCGGCAGCGGGCGCAGGTCGGCGTCGTCGAACAGCAGGCCCTGCCCGTCGGCGGTCGTGGGCGGGACCTGCTCGGTCTCCTGCCGCGCGTCGACGGGGCTGCTGCCGGTGGGGCTGCTGCCGGTCATGGCGTCCTCCACGATGCCTGCCGCCGCCGGTGGGGAGCCCGACGGGGGTCTCCGGTGCCGTCCTGCGGCCGGGACCGAACCCCAGCCGTGGAACTACACCGTCGACGTTCGAGTCGGACGCTAGGCCCGTGGTGGTGGGGCGTCAACGCGGCGCGCCCGCGCGTCGCCGGCGAGTCTCTCGACGTCAGGTCGAGGGTGAGTCGCCGCTCTCCCCCTCGGTGCCGAAGTCCTCCGGCGAGATCTGGTCGAGGAACTCGCGGAACTTCTCCACCTCGTCCTCGTCCTCGTCATCCTCCGGGATGGCGATGCCGGCCTCGTCCAGCACCGCGCCCTCCCCGTAGATCGGGGTCCCGGCCCGCAGCGCGAGGGCGATCGCGTCGGACGGCCGCGCGCTGACCTCCACCCCGTCGGCGAAGACCAGCAGCGCGTAGAAGACCCCGTCGCGCAGCTCGGTGATCCGGATCTCCTTCAGCGGCCGGTCCAGCGCGACCAGGACGTCGCGCAGCAGGTCGTGGGTGAGCGGGCGCTGGGGGACGACCCCCTGCTGGGCGAATGCGATGGCGGTGGCCTCCACCGCCCCGATCCAGATCGGCAGGTAGCGGTCGCCCTCGACCTCGCGCAGCAGCACGATCGGCTGGTTCGACGGCATCTCGACCCGGACACCCACCACGTCCAGCTGCAGCATGGCCCCAGGCTACCCGCGCGGCGACCATCCGGCCCGGGGTCGACCGACCGACGGCCGTCGACCCGCCTCAGGAACTGGGGTCGTCCCGGTTGAGCCCGGCCCGCACCAGCGCGGTGTGCAGCTGCACCGACAACGCGGCGAGCTCGCGTACGGCCTCCTCGGCGCGGACCCGGGCCTCGGGCCCGCGCTGCCGGGCGATCGGCGACACGACCTGCTCCACCAGCCCGACCTCCCGGTCGGCGGCGACCTTGAACGCCCGCAGGTGCCGTGGCTCGATGCCGAAGCCGGTCATCCGGGCCACCGCCGTGGCGACGGTGACGGCGTCAGCGTCGTAGTAGCCGCCCGCGTGAGGGGCGATGAGGCCGTACGACTCCACCTGGCCCAGCGTGTGCTCGTCCAGCCCGCTGGAGGCCACCAGCTCGGCCCGGGTCAGCCGGACCCGGGTCCGGGTGGGGCGGAACTCCTCCGTCCGCGGTGCGCCGTCGGTCACCAGCGAGGACGGAGCCCGCGCCTCCCCGCCGCCCAGTGGGGGTTCCAGGCCGCGGTCGACCGCGTCGAGGTTGTCCCGGATGACCTTCAGCGGCAGGTAGTGGTCGCGCTGGAGGGTGAGCACGTAGCGCAGGCGGTCCACGTCGCCGGGGCTGAACTTGCGGTAGCCGCTGGCGGTGCGCGCCGGCCGGACCAGCCCCTCGGACTCCAGGAAGCGGATCTTCGAGATGGTCACGTCGGGGAACTCCCCCCGCAACTGCTGCAGCACCTCGCCGATGCCGAGCAGGGGGCGGGCCTCCGCCGCCGTCACGACCCCCGCTCCTCCTGCGGCTCCCCCACCAGGAAGACGAAGCGGTACTTGCCCACCTGGACCTCGTCGCCCCCCGCCAGCCGGGCGTCGTCGACGCGGTCGCGGTTGACGTAGGTGCCGTTGAGGCTGCCCACGTCGTGCACCGACCAGCCGGCCGAGTCCTGCCGGAACTCCGCGTGCCGCCGGCTGACCGTCACGTCGTCGAGGAAGATCGTCGACTCCGGGGTGCGGCCCACGGTGACGACGTCGCCCTCCAGGGTGTAGTGCGCGCCCTCCCCCGGGCCGCGGCGGACGAGCAGCAGGGCGCTGCCCGGCGCCAGGCCGTCGACCAGTCCGGTCCCCACCGCCAGCAGCGGGCCGCTGGTCCCCAGGGTCGACTGCAGCGCGGCGAGGGTGCCGGTGAGCTCGGCCGCGTCCTCCGCGGACTCGCTGGTGAGGGGCCAGCCGCAGTCGCGGCAGAACCGATCCTCGTCCTCGGCCCCCCGGCCGCAGGACGGGCAGGTGCGGGCCATGGCCCCCTCCCGAGTGGGCGCGCCCGGGCGCGCACCTCGTCGCGTGGCGATCCGCCCCGGACCGGGGCGCGTTCCGCAGCCTAGGAGTCGGCGCGCGAGAGGGTCAAGGAACCTTTCCGGGACGCACGCCGGGGGTCGATCGCAGGTCGAGAGCCGGTCCCGGACAGGCGCCAGACCTCACCCTGTGGTTGAGGCTGAGGTACGGGCGCCGTCCGTCAGCGAGCCAGTCCGGCGATGAGGGCGTCGTACGCCTCGGCGCTCAGCAGCGCGTCGACGGCGGCCGTGTCGTCCGGACGGATCCGGACCATCCAGCCCGTCCCGTACGGATCGGTGTTGACGGTCTCCGGGGCGTCGGCGAGGGAGGCGTTGGCCTCCACGACGGTGCCCGACACCGGGGAGTAGATGTCACTCACGGACTTGGTGGACTCGACCTCGCCGCACGGGGAGCCGGCGTCGAGCGCGGCCCCGGGCTCGGGCAGCGACACGTAGACGATGTCCCCCAGCGCCTCCTGCGCGTAGCCGGTGATGCCGAACACCAGCGTGCCGTCGTCCTCGGCCCGCACCCACTCGTGCTCGGCGGTGTACTTCAGGTCGGCGGGGTTCATGGTGCTCCTTCACGGGTCGCGGGCTGCGGGGACGAGGATTCCAGATGGGGGCGGGCATGGGGACGGGGGTCGCCGATCAGCCCTCCGCCTCCGGCGCGGGGCTGGCGTACTCGGGCGTCGGCAGCGGCTGCACCGCGTCGATCGCCACCCGGTCCCGGGTCTCGATGAGGATCGAACCGCCGGCGGCCCGGACGGTGTCCGCGACGCCGCCGGGGATCTCCATCGCCTTGGCCAGCGTCTCCGGGGGGCCGATCGCCGTCACCACGTACGGGGAGGACACCGGGTCGCCGTCGACGACGACGGAGCCGTCCACGTCCCCGAACCAGGTCGACACCACGACCCGGTGGTCGGCCACCTGGATGGCCTCCGCCCCGGCCGCGCGCAGCTCCTGCACCGTGTCCAGCAGCACGGTCCCGTCGATCGCGTAGCCCGGGTCCTGCAGGGTGATCACGACTCCCGGCCCCGTGGCGGCCACGGTCCCCGCGAGGATGGCCAGCCCGTCGGCCCGCTTGCGGGTCTCCTCCAGCGCCTGCCGGGCCCCACCCGCCTCGAGCCGGTCGCGGGCCACCTCCAGCCGACGGGCCTCCGACTGCAGGCGCAGCTGCTGCGCCGACAGGTCGTCCAGGACGCGGACCAGGTCGGCGCTGCGCGCCGTCTGCAGGAAGGTCTCCTCGTCGTTGCCGTGGATGACGGCCACCGCGGTGAATCCGAGGACCACGAACAGCAGTCCGATGACCAGCTGCGCCGAGGTGCGGCGCGGAGCCAGCAGGTCGCGCAGCCGGCGCCGGCCCTCCGGCTCGGTCAACGTGGGCTCCGGGGGCTCCGGGGGCTCGGGGAGCGCGTCAGGGTCGGTCATGCCCGGAACAGGTGCCGGCGGATCGCGGCGGCGTTGGCGAAGATCCGCATGGCCAGCACGACGACCACGCCGGTCGACAGCTGCGCGCCGACGCCGAGCTGGTCCCCGAGGAAGACCAGCAGCGCGGCGACCACGACGTTGGACAGGAACGACACGATGAAGACGCGGTCGTCGAAGACCCCGTCGAGCAGCGCGCGGAAGGCCCCGAAGACCGCGTCCAGCGCGGCGACGACGGCGATCGGCAGGTACGGCTGCAGCCAGAGCGGGATCGCCGGCTGCAGCACCAGCCCCAGCACGATGCCGACCACCAGGCCGATCAGCGCGATCACGTGTCCCCCTCGGGCTCGGCCAGGACGGGCAGGGTCGACTGCCCCGCGGGGAGCGACAGCCGGTCGGAGTCCTCGACCCCGAAGCGTAGGCCGTAGGTGTCGGCGAGATCGCGCAGCGCGTCCCCGGCGTCCCCGCGGCGGAAGACGTCACCCAGGTCGGCCGGGCCGATCGCCTCGACGCGGTACGGGGGCGTCAGCGGCGAGTAGTCGACCAGGATCGCGGGCCCGGCCGACCGGATCGCGGTCCGCGCGGTCAGCCGTCGCCCGTTGACCGCGATCGCCTCGGCCCCGGCCTGCCACAGCCCGTTGACCACGAGCTGGACGTCACGGTCGAGGACCCGTCCGAGGTCGGGGTCGACGGCGTCGTCGCTGGCCTCGGCGTCCCGCAGCACGACGGTGGCACCGGGTCCCTGGACCGGCGTGTAGGCGGCCGCCGCCTCCAGGACCGCGAGCCGCCCGGTGAGCTGTTGGCCGCCTCCGGTCGCCGTCAGCGCCGCCTCCTGGGCCGCGGTGACCTCGCGCTGCAGGGCGGCGACCTGCTCCTCCAGCCGGACGTTGGTCGCCGTGGCCTGCTCGACCCGGACGACCAGTTCGGCGCGCTGCGCCTCGGTGGCGGGGGCGACGGCCCGGGTCTGCACCAGCGACACCGACAGCACCAGGCCGGCGGCGACCAGCGTCACGACCGCGAGAACCGTGGTGCGCCGCCCGTGCAGATGGGTCCGACCGGACCGGTCGGGCGCATCCGCGTCGGCGGTGTCCGCCCCCGCACCGGCTGCGCCGCCGCCGTCCCCGTGGGTCCGGGCGTGCTCGGCCCGGTCGTGCGCGACGTAGTCGCTGTCCGCGGCGCCGCGCAGCAGATCGCCGAGGAGCGACATCGTCGCCGCCGGACCGCCGTAGGCAGGGCTCATGTCGCCCGACGCGGTGCCGGGGCCGGGTGCCGGTGCCGTCACCCGGCCGCTCCCTCGACCACGCTCACCCAGTCGTCGAGGATCGCCCGGGTCGACTCCTCGTCCGGACCCTCCGCCCACAACCGCGTGGCCGCGTCGGTCGGGTCGGGCAGCACCAGCACCCAGCGGCCGTCGGGCTCCACGATCCGCACCCCGTCGGTGGTGTCGACCTGCCGGCCGTTGGCGCCGTCGATCGCGGCGCGCATGACCTGGCCCTTGCGGGCCCAGGGGGTGGGGACGCGGGCCCGCAGCATGGTGGTGCGCGGGATCCGTCGGTCGATCGCGCTGAGGGTGAGCTGGGTGCGCGCGACCAGTCCGAGCAGGCGGACGAACGAGGCCATGCCGTCGATGTGCGGACCCATCTCGGGCACCACGAAGCCGCCGCGTCCGTCGCCGGCGAAGATGACGCCCGGCTCGGCGGCGACGGCGGTGAGCTCGTCGACGCTGCGGCGGGTCCACCGGATGCCGACGCCGTGGTAGCCGGCGACCTGCTCCGCCGCGCGGGTCGTGGTGACGGGCAGTGCCGCGATTCCGCCGTGCCGCTCGGCGGCGACGAGGTCGAGCACGACCAGCAGTGCCCGCCCGTCGTCGATCGGCGCACCGGTCTCGTCCACCAGGGACAGCCGCTCCCCCGTGGTGTCGAAGCGCACCCCGAAGTCGGCACTGGAGGAGGCGACGAGGGCGCCGAGCCCTTCCAGGGCGCGGTCCCGGTCGTCGTCGGTCTCGGTGGGCGCGGACTCGTCCAGCCGGTTGTTGACCGTGAGGATGTTGACCCCGATTCGGGCCAGCAGCGTCGGCAGGACCATGGACGCCGTGCCACCGCCGGCGTCCACGACGACCTTGAGCCCGGCCTCCTCCACCCCGGAGGTGTCGATGACGCGCAGGATCTCGTGGGCATAGTCGTCGACGACCCGGTGCGGGGTCCCGATGTCCCCCATGTCACCGGGGAACGGGCGCCGGAACTCCTTGCGGGAGAACACGCGTTCCAGTTTCTGCTGGGCCCCGGGCGACAGGTTGCTGCCCGTGTCGTCCAGCAGGACGAGGTCGATGCTCTCCGGCGAGCCCGTGGTCGTCCGCAGGATGACGCCCCCGGCGGAGTGTCGGGCTACGTCCTGCCGGATCAGCGGTGCGGGCATCGTGCGCAGGTCGCGCACGTCGAGGCCGGCCGCCGTCAGCGACCCCGCCAGCGCCCGGTTGAAGGCGCGCGCGGCCCGGGAGTGGTCGCGTCCCACCGTGATCCGGGCGCCCTTCGGCAGCGTCGTGGCGAAGGCTGCGCCCAGCCGGACCACGAGTTCCGGGGTGATCTCGACGTTGACGATCCCCGACACGCCGCGCGGCCCGAAGATGTGCCGATGCCCGCGTGACTCCCAGATGACGGAGTCGCGGACGACGGCCCCGGCCTCCAGCGTCTTCGCCGGGAAGACGAGGACGTCGGGCATGACGATGACCTCCTCCTCGAGGGTGCACTCGTCGGCGATGACCGCGCCCTCCTCGATCCGCGCCGCGCGCATCACGTCGGTGGAACGCCCGACCACGCAGCCACGCAGGTCAGCGCCCGGGCCGATGAAGACGTTGTCGTGGAGGACCGATCGCTCGATCCGGGCGCCGCTGCGGACCACCACGTTGGTGCCGAGAACCGAGTGCGCCCCGAGCTCCGCGCCGCCCTCGACCTTGGCGTACGGACCCAGGTAGACCGGGGAGACGATCTCGACGTCGGGGTCGACCTCCGCCCCCTCGGCGATCCACACGCCGGGGGCCACCTCGAACCCGTCGATGTCCGCGTCCACCCGGCGGTCGAGCACGTCGGCCTGGGCCCGCAGGTAGGACGCCAGCGTGCCGACGTCCTCCCAGTAGCCGTCGGCGACGAAGCCGTAGACGGGGGCGCCGGAGCTCACCAGCCGCGGCAGCACGTCCCGCGACCAGTCGACGACCGTGTCCTCGGGCACGTGGTCCAGCAGCT from Candidatus Nanopelagicales bacterium encodes the following:
- a CDS encoding MerR family transcriptional regulator, whose product is MTGSSPTGSSPVDARQETEQVPPTTADGQGLLFDDADLRPLPTDIGYRGPVACSAAGITYRQLDYWARTGLVEPSIRPASGSGTQRLYGFRDILVLRIVKRLIDTGVSLPNIRAAVQHLEERGGDDLARITLMSDGASIYECRSADEVVDLVRGGQGVFGIAVGSVWREVEGTLAELPGERTDGQLAAPEGASDELAARRAARRTG
- a CDS encoding bifunctional nuclease family protein yields the protein MLQLDVVGVRVEMPSNQPIVLLREVEGDRYLPIWIGAVEATAIAFAQQGVVPQRPLTHDLLRDVLVALDRPLKEIRITELRDGVFYALLVFADGVEVSARPSDAIALALRAGTPIYGEGAVLDEAGIAIPEDDEDEDEVEKFREFLDQISPEDFGTEGESGDSPST
- a CDS encoding MerR family transcriptional regulator, with the protein product MTAAEARPLLGIGEVLQQLRGEFPDVTISKIRFLESEGLVRPARTASGYRKFSPGDVDRLRYVLTLQRDHYLPLKVIRDNLDAVDRGLEPPLGGGEARAPSSLVTDGAPRTEEFRPTRTRVRLTRAELVASSGLDEHTLGQVESYGLIAPHAGGYYDADAVTVATAVARMTGFGIEPRHLRAFKVAADREVGLVEQVVSPIARQRGPEARVRAEEAVRELAALSVQLHTALVRAGLNRDDPSS
- a CDS encoding FHA domain-containing protein, producing MARTCPSCGRGAEDEDRFCRDCGWPLTSESAEDAAELTGTLAALQSTLGTSGPLLAVGTGLVDGLAPGSALLLVRRGPGEGAHYTLEGDVVTVGRTPESTIFLDDVTVSRRHAEFRQDSAGWSVHDVGSLNGTYVNRDRVDDARLAGGDEVQVGKYRFVFLVGEPQEERGS
- the gcvH gene encoding glycine cleavage system protein GcvH, which encodes MNPADLKYTAEHEWVRAEDDGTLVFGITGYAQEALGDIVYVSLPEPGAALDAGSPCGEVESTKSVSDIYSPVSGTVVEANASLADAPETVNTDPYGTGWMVRIRPDDTAAVDALLSAEAYDALIAGLAR
- a CDS encoding DUF881 domain-containing protein, which translates into the protein MTDPDALPEPPEPPEPTLTEPEGRRRLRDLLAPRRTSAQLVIGLLFVVLGFTAVAVIHGNDEETFLQTARSADLVRVLDDLSAQQLRLQSEARRLEVARDRLEAGGARQALEETRKRADGLAILAGTVAATGPGVVITLQDPGYAIDGTVLLDTVQELRAAGAEAIQVADHRVVVSTWFGDVDGSVVVDGDPVSSPYVVTAIGPPETLAKAMEIPGGVADTVRAAGGSILIETRDRVAIDAVQPLPTPEYASPAPEAEG
- a CDS encoding small basic family protein; the encoded protein is MIALIGLVVGIVLGLVLQPAIPLWLQPYLPIAVVAALDAVFGAFRALLDGVFDDRVFIVSFLSNVVVAALLVFLGDQLGVGAQLSTGVVVVLAMRIFANAAAIRRHLFRA
- a CDS encoding DUF881 domain-containing protein, which codes for MTAPAPGPGTASGDMSPAYGGPAATMSLLGDLLRGAADSDYVAHDRAEHARTHGDGGGAAGAGADTADADAPDRSGRTHLHGRRTTVLAVVTLVAAGLVLSVSLVQTRAVAPATEAQRAELVVRVEQATATNVRLEEQVAALQREVTAAQEAALTATGGGQQLTGRLAVLEAAAAYTPVQGPGATVVLRDAEASDDAVDPDLGRVLDRDVQLVVNGLWQAGAEAIAVNGRRLTARTAIRSAGPAILVDYSPLTPPYRVEAIGPADLGDVFRRGDAGDALRDLADTYGLRFGVEDSDRLSLPAGQSTLPVLAEPEGDT
- a CDS encoding sugar phosphate nucleotidyltransferase, translated to MRAVVMAGGEGTRLRPLTTGTPKPLLPVVGRPLMEHVLRLLRRHGIDDTVVTVQYLASLVRSYFGDGSDLGITLTYATEHRPLGTAGSVRNAAAALRDDTFLVMSGDALTDVDLTALTDFHRERGALVTVCLARRPDPVEFGIVISDEEGRVDRFLEKPTWGQVFSDTVNTGIYVMEPELLDHVPEDTVVDWSRDVLPRLVSSGAPVYGFVADGYWEDVGTLASYLRAQADVLDRRVDADIDGFEVAPGVWIAEGAEVDPDVEIVSPVYLGPYAKVEGGAELGAHSVLGTNVVVRSGARIERSVLHDNVFIGPGADLRGCVVGRSTDVMRAARIEEGAVIADECTLEEEVIVMPDVLVFPAKTLEAGAVVRDSVIWESRGHRHIFGPRGVSGIVNVEITPELVVRLGAAFATTLPKGARITVGRDHSRAARAFNRALAGSLTAAGLDVRDLRTMPAPLIRQDVARHSAGGVILRTTTGSPESIDLVLLDDTGSNLSPGAQQKLERVFSRKEFRRPFPGDMGDIGTPHRVVDDYAHEILRVIDTSGVEEAGLKVVVDAGGGTASMVLPTLLARIGVNILTVNNRLDESAPTETDDDRDRALEGLGALVASSSADFGVRFDTTGERLSLVDETGAPIDDGRALLVVLDLVAAERHGGIAALPVTTTRAAEQVAGYHGVGIRWTRRSVDELTAVAAEPGVIFAGDGRGGFVVPEMGPHIDGMASFVRLLGLVARTQLTLSAIDRRIPRTTMLRARVPTPWARKGQVMRAAIDGANGRQVDTTDGVRIVEPDGRWVLVLPDPTDAATRLWAEGPDEESTRAILDDWVSVVEGAAG